A genomic stretch from Aedes albopictus strain Foshan chromosome 2, AalbF5, whole genome shotgun sequence includes:
- the LOC109426620 gene encoding cuticle protein 16.5: MFRLVVFSAVLAVAAAAPGATVVASAPLAYHTYAAVPAVLAQKEIAYEKSIIEEPTVTHVGNIEKKIPTGYSHQSFTQYHNKQVAEHVYAPAVKKTVVETPVEKTTYHAAAVATPAITYAAAPVVAKTHYVEAAPALTYAAAPVVAKTHYVQAAAPALTYAAAYDVPYAKAAYYSEYPTVYSAPAAVYAKY; the protein is encoded by the coding sequence ATGTTCAGATTGGTGGTGTTTTCTGCTGTTCTTGCCGTTGCTGCTGCCGCTCCCGGAGCCACTGTAGTCGCATCTGCCCCACTGGCGTATCATACGTATGCCGCCGTCCCAGCTGTGCTAGCCCAGAAGGAGATCGCTTATGAGAAGAGCATCATCGAGGAGCCAACCGTGACCCATGTTGGAAACATTGAAAAGAAAATCCCAACTGGATACTCGCACCAGAGCTTCACCCAGTACCACAACAAGCAGGTCGCCGAGCATGTCTATGCCCCAGCTGTGAAGAAGACCGTCGTCGAGACCCCAGTCGAGAAGACCACCTACCACGCTGCCGCTGTGGCCACCCCAGCCATCACCTACGCCGCTGCCCCGGTTGTGGCCAAGACTCACTATGTTGAGGCTGCCCCTGCTCTGACCTATGCCGCTGCTCCAGTTGTGGCCAAGACCCACTACGTCCAGGCTGCCGCTCCAGCTCTGACCTACGCCGCTGCCTACGATGTCCCGTACGCCAAGGCTGCCTACTACAGTGAGTACCCGACCGTGTACAGTGCCCCGGCTGCCGTGTACGCCAAGTACTAA